Proteins encoded by one window of Streptomyces clavuligerus:
- a CDS encoding DedA family protein, with translation MSLLTADAPVPASLLSDALGGLSEVVAGLPPESTQQAVGYPSLFLLVAVGALVPVVPTGAVVSSAAVVALHQTAPLALAAVFVVASAAAFLGDMTLYWLGQRGFRSRNGSRWLEELRGRADPDRLAQAQARLADHGTAVLVLSRLIPAGRIPVMLACLLARMPLAAFARGALPACLAWAATYLIIGVLGGSLFDEAWKGVALAVGIAVAVSAVPALWRRLRRHRPDFPDSPGSSAV, from the coding sequence ATGAGCCTCCTGACGGCGGACGCGCCGGTACCGGCGTCCCTGCTCTCCGACGCGCTCGGCGGGCTCTCGGAGGTCGTGGCGGGGCTGCCTCCGGAGTCCACCCAGCAGGCGGTGGGCTATCCCTCACTGTTTCTGCTGGTGGCCGTGGGGGCACTGGTGCCGGTGGTGCCGACGGGCGCGGTGGTCAGCTCGGCGGCGGTGGTGGCTCTGCACCAGACCGCGCCGCTCGCACTGGCGGCGGTCTTCGTGGTGGCGTCCGCCGCCGCCTTCCTCGGGGACATGACGCTGTACTGGCTGGGTCAGCGGGGGTTCCGCTCCCGGAACGGCTCCCGCTGGCTGGAGGAGCTGCGCGGGCGCGCCGACCCGGACCGGCTGGCGCAGGCGCAGGCCCGGCTCGCGGACCACGGCACGGCGGTGCTGGTGCTCTCCCGGCTGATCCCGGCGGGGCGGATTCCGGTGATGCTGGCCTGTCTGCTGGCCCGGATGCCGCTGGCGGCGTTCGCCCGGGGCGCGCTGCCCGCGTGTCTGGCCTGGGCGGCGACCTACCTGATCATCGGGGTGCTGGGCGGCTCGCTCTTCGACGAGGCGTGGAAGGGCGTGGCGCTCGCGGTGGGGATCGCGGTGGCCGTCAGCGCGGTTCCGGCGCTCTGGCGGCGGCTGCGGCGGCACCGCCCGGACTTCCCGGACTCCCCCGGCAGCAGCGCGGTCTGA
- a CDS encoding sulfite oxidase, whose product MSSASGRRDLLRWLAAAPLAASVLGAGPPAWGRARGGRLPGVEKPLPDDAFTVRGTNAETRFPAFRGTGALTPRSLFFVRNHTRTPVLDERDWRLTLWGSGLRGRHPVHIGYGQLRSMPSVTLTAVIECAGNGRSLFTTQQGEQVSGTPWTMGAIGAARWRGVRLRDVLYRAGLAGSAVDVMPRGLDDEFTADGVSLGRVRRPLPVAKALDDVILAYEMNGEPLPYDHGFPVRVVVPSWIGIASVKWVGDIEVSDAPLASPWNTRFYRLFGPDHPPGGSAPLTRQTIKSALELPWDATLAAGERTRLTGRAWSAAAPVRGVEVSTDGGTRWRPARLHDVPRRHGWVRWSADWVPPRPGPVTLLSRATDRHGNVQPARAAHNTQGYLFDAVVRHPVTVV is encoded by the coding sequence ATGTCCTCAGCATCCGGCCGTCGTGATCTGCTCCGGTGGCTCGCCGCCGCTCCGCTGGCCGCGTCCGTCCTCGGGGCGGGGCCGCCCGCGTGGGGCCGGGCCCGTGGCGGGCGGCTTCCCGGGGTCGAGAAGCCGCTGCCGGACGACGCGTTCACCGTCCGGGGGACCAACGCGGAGACACGGTTCCCGGCGTTCCGGGGCACCGGAGCGCTCACACCCCGGTCGCTGTTCTTCGTCCGCAACCACACCCGTACCCCGGTCCTGGACGAGCGCGACTGGCGGCTGACGCTCTGGGGCAGCGGACTGCGCGGCCGGCACCCGGTGCACATCGGCTATGGACAGTTGCGGTCGATGCCCTCCGTCACGCTCACCGCCGTCATCGAGTGCGCGGGCAACGGCCGCAGCCTCTTCACCACCCAGCAGGGCGAGCAGGTCAGCGGCACCCCCTGGACCATGGGCGCGATCGGCGCGGCCCGCTGGCGGGGGGTGCGGCTGCGCGATGTGCTGTACCGGGCGGGGCTCGCCGGGTCCGCCGTCGACGTGATGCCGCGCGGGCTGGACGACGAGTTCACCGCCGACGGGGTGTCGCTCGGGCGGGTCCGCAGGCCCCTGCCCGTCGCCAAGGCACTGGACGACGTGATCCTCGCGTACGAGATGAACGGGGAGCCGCTGCCGTACGACCACGGCTTCCCGGTGCGGGTGGTCGTCCCCTCCTGGATAGGGATCGCCTCCGTCAAGTGGGTGGGCGACATCGAGGTCAGCGACGCCCCGCTGGCCTCCCCCTGGAACACCCGGTTCTACCGGCTCTTCGGCCCGGACCACCCGCCCGGCGGCAGCGCCCCGCTGACCCGGCAGACCATCAAGAGCGCGCTGGAGCTGCCCTGGGACGCGACTCTGGCGGCGGGGGAGCGGACCCGGCTCACCGGCCGCGCCTGGTCCGCGGCGGCGCCCGTGCGCGGGGTCGAGGTCAGCACCGACGGCGGTACGCGCTGGCGCCCGGCCCGGCTCCACGACGTACCGCGCCGCCACGGCTGGGTGCGCTGGAGCGCCGACTGGGTCCCGCCCCGCCCCGGGCCGGTCACGCTGCTCAGCCGCGCCACCGACCGGCACGGGAACGTCCAGCCCGCGCGGGCCGCCCACAACACCCAGGGGTATCTCTTCGACGCGGTGGTCCGGCACCCGGTCACGGTCGTCTGA
- a CDS encoding recombinase family protein produces the protein MNGLRVAAIASLTPLEELDREPFLVDTRGQQDMCARWAAARGHTVTRELLVYGLRPDHRGLWADVDEGQVDLFVVPNERVLARALASVADFAAECRRRGVPLETAGLDEPVYDAAMKAEVHRRLSLPTAGFGHR, from the coding sequence ATGAACGGCTTACGTGTGGCGGCGATCGCCAGCCTGACCCCCCTGGAGGAACTGGACCGGGAACCCTTCCTGGTCGACACCCGGGGACAGCAGGACATGTGCGCGCGCTGGGCAGCGGCCCGGGGACACACCGTCACCAGGGAGCTGCTGGTGTACGGGCTGCGCCCCGACCACCGCGGGCTCTGGGCCGATGTCGACGAGGGACAGGTGGACCTCTTCGTCGTCCCCAACGAACGGGTACTGGCGCGGGCGCTGGCCTCGGTGGCGGATTTCGCCGCCGAGTGCAGGCGCCGGGGCGTACCGCTGGAGACAGCGGGGCTCGACGAGCCCGTCTACGACGCCGCCATGAAGGCGGAGGTCCACCGCAGGCTCTCCCTGCCCACGGCGGGTTTCGGCCACCGCTGA
- a CDS encoding MBL fold metallo-hydrolase → MPVEVTWWGHATCTVEDSGTRVLTDPLFARRLAHLRRRRGELPPPEAAVADAVLVSHLHSDHLHLPSLARLAPGTRVVVPRGAVRSVPGLARLGLRVTEVAPGDEVTVGPLTVRAVPALHDGRRLPLGPRRSPALGFVISGEERTYFAGDTGLFDAMADEVGEVDVALLPVGGWGPFLGHGHLDPGRAAEALAALAPRSAVPVHYGTYWPIGMDGIRPHEFHSPGDEFVRKAARTAPGVSVRRLGHGERFRPGAAR, encoded by the coding sequence GTGCCGGTGGAGGTCACCTGGTGGGGTCATGCCACCTGCACGGTCGAGGACTCCGGCACGCGGGTGCTGACCGATCCGCTGTTCGCGCGCCGTCTGGCTCATTTGCGACGGCGGCGCGGGGAGCTGCCGCCGCCCGAGGCGGCGGTCGCGGACGCGGTGCTGGTGTCGCATCTCCACTCCGACCATCTGCATCTGCCCTCGCTGGCCCGGCTGGCGCCCGGGACCCGGGTGGTCGTGCCGCGCGGGGCCGTGCGCTCGGTGCCCGGGCTGGCCCGGCTGGGACTGCGGGTGACGGAAGTGGCCCCCGGTGACGAGGTGACGGTGGGGCCGCTGACGGTACGGGCCGTTCCGGCGCTCCACGACGGGCGGCGGCTGCCGCTGGGGCCGCGCCGCTCGCCCGCGCTGGGCTTTGTGATCAGCGGGGAGGAACGGACGTACTTCGCCGGGGACACGGGGCTCTTCGACGCGATGGCCGACGAGGTCGGGGAGGTGGACGTGGCGCTGCTGCCCGTCGGCGGCTGGGGTCCCTTCCTGGGCCACGGCCACCTCGACCCGGGCCGGGCGGCCGAGGCGCTGGCCGCGCTGGCGCCGCGTTCGGCGGTCCCGGTGCACTACGGGACCTACTGGCCGATCGGGATGGACGGCATCCGGCCGCACGAGTTCCACTCGCCGGGGGACGAGTTCGTCCGCAAGGCGGCCCGGACGGCGCCCGGTGTGTCGGTGCGCCGCCTGGGGCACGGGGAGCGGTTCCGGCCGGGGGCGGCGCGATGA
- a CDS encoding bifunctional phosphatase PAP2/diacylglycerol kinase family protein, with protein sequence MSSRFAWCLPSAPPRRGALSRWDRKVFHTVATRRWPGAEPVLPRLSRAADHGLLWFGAAAGIAVLGQGVRARRAAVRGGASLALASAVINTVGKRSVRRDRPLLDTVPVIRRLKRQPFTTSFPSGHAASAAAFTAGVALESRSWGALVAPVAASVAFSRVYTGVHYPSDVLVGAALGVGAAFVLRELVPTRDRLPPPGRPVSAAPALPRGEGLVVVVNRRAGSADSVAAVREALPLAEVVECGPDTLRAELERAAPRARALGVLGGDGTINLAAATAVERDLPLAVFPGGTFNHFAYDLGVETVADTCRAVADGCAVRVDLGRFTPGPGPDADEDGPPGYFLNTFSLGVYPELVHIREHWSPRVGGWPAGVLAALRVLRHGRPLRAVVQGRSRPLWLLFAGNGIYRPVGPTPGHRDDLADGLLDVRVVHGGRLPGLRLLAAALAGPLSRSPVHAAERLRTVRIDGLAPGTPLAYDGEVVPAPPRLTLDKAREALTVYRPRTLR encoded by the coding sequence ATGTCGTCTCGATTCGCCTGGTGTCTCCCGTCCGCCCCGCCCCGGCGCGGGGCGCTCAGCCGCTGGGACCGGAAGGTCTTCCACACGGTCGCGACCCGGCGCTGGCCCGGCGCCGAGCCGGTGCTGCCGCGGTTGAGCCGGGCCGCCGATCACGGGCTGCTCTGGTTCGGCGCGGCGGCCGGGATAGCGGTGCTGGGGCAGGGGGTCCGCGCGCGGCGCGCCGCCGTGCGCGGCGGGGCGTCGCTGGCGCTCGCGTCCGCCGTCATCAACACCGTCGGCAAGCGGTCGGTGCGCCGGGACCGGCCGCTGCTCGACACGGTCCCGGTGATCCGGCGGCTGAAGCGGCAGCCGTTCACCACGTCGTTCCCCTCCGGGCACGCGGCCTCGGCCGCCGCGTTCACGGCGGGTGTCGCCCTGGAGTCACGGAGCTGGGGGGCGCTGGTCGCCCCGGTGGCGGCGTCGGTGGCCTTCTCCCGTGTCTACACAGGGGTGCACTATCCGAGCGATGTGCTGGTGGGCGCGGCCCTGGGGGTGGGCGCGGCCTTCGTGCTGCGGGAGCTGGTGCCGACCCGCGACCGGCTCCCGCCGCCCGGCCGACCGGTGTCGGCGGCGCCCGCGCTGCCCCGGGGCGAGGGTCTGGTGGTCGTGGTCAACCGGCGGGCCGGATCGGCGGATTCGGTCGCCGCGGTGCGGGAGGCGCTGCCGCTCGCCGAGGTGGTCGAGTGCGGCCCGGACACCCTGCGGGCGGAGTTGGAACGGGCGGCCCCGCGGGCGCGGGCCCTCGGGGTCCTCGGCGGCGACGGCACCATCAACCTCGCCGCCGCGACCGCCGTCGAACGGGACCTTCCGCTGGCGGTGTTCCCGGGCGGGACCTTCAACCACTTCGCGTACGACCTGGGGGTGGAGACGGTGGCGGACACCTGCCGGGCGGTGGCCGACGGCTGTGCCGTCCGGGTCGACCTGGGCCGCTTCACCCCGGGCCCGGGCCCGGATGCCGACGAGGACGGTCCGCCCGGGTACTTCCTCAACACCTTCAGCCTGGGCGTGTACCCCGAACTGGTGCACATCCGCGAGCACTGGTCCCCCCGGGTCGGCGGCTGGCCCGCCGGGGTGCTGGCGGCGCTCCGGGTGCTGCGCCACGGCCGCCCCCTCCGGGCCGTGGTCCAGGGCCGGTCGCGGCCCCTGTGGCTGCTGTTCGCCGGGAACGGGATCTACCGGCCGGTGGGCCCGACCCCGGGGCACCGGGACGACCTCGCCGACGGGCTCCTCGACGTACGGGTGGTGCACGGGGGCCGGCTGCCCGGACTGCGGCTCCTCGCGGCGGCGCTCGCCGGTCCGCTGAGCCGGTCCCCCGTCCACGCCGCCGAGCGGCTGCGCACCGTGCGCATCGACGGTCTGGCGCCGGGCACCCCGCTGGCGTACGACGGGGAGGTGGTCCCCGCCCCGCCCCGGCTGACGCTGGACAAGGCGCGGGAGGCGCTGACGGTCTACCGCCCGAGGACTCTGCGCTGA
- a CDS encoding phage holin family protein, whose translation MDEVRDRVHNGRWRRAGSALLRVIVVWAVSTLTMLILAALLPDFRLQSQDGDSITRIALTAAWGAGAFGLLTALVWPLVVRALLLVPALVLGLLVFFLNGSLLLLALRLIPDGRGGANPETAVVVAAVMSAVASATSTALAVRDDDAYRRRLSRLATRRRRRSGADTTGPEGPGTVFLQLDGVGHEVLLRAAKDGLMPTVAGWLDHTHRLTPWRTDWSSQTGSSQLGILHGSNHDVPAFRWYEKDTGRLMVSNRPASAVELQRRAVERTGDGGLLTDGGASRGNLFSGGADQVALVLSVSTRRGRANRSRAGYFAYFSDPANAVRTAVSFAAEVCREIRQSARARLRGVEPRVPRGGLYPLIRAFATVVSRDVVVAAVLGDMLAGRRAVYADLVAYDEVAHHSGPHGQDAARVLHSLDRALALIGQVAEHAPRPYRIVLLSDHGQSPGETFEGAYGLDIKDLVRAGSGLPVSRKAERTRCGAEARAAAGEALRGALHRREASGGEPGEPLPGARPGSGPGSGSGGADSGAAAEPVVLASGNLALVSFPDVPHRLSKEQIDARHPALLATLAGHPGIGFLLVRSEKHGSVVLGPGGAEVPIAELADEGPLAVFGKGAADAVRRTDTFPHVADIMINSMYDPETGQVHAFERQIGSHGGLGGEQSQPFLLAPAELSPPVADGGELVGAEQVHRVLRRWLNEGGRPARPEGPEDEKAPPAGAGGTPGA comes from the coding sequence ATGGACGAGGTGAGGGACCGCGTGCACAACGGCCGATGGCGCAGGGCGGGCAGCGCCCTGCTGCGGGTGATCGTGGTCTGGGCGGTCTCCACCCTGACGATGCTGATCCTCGCCGCGCTCCTGCCCGACTTCCGGCTCCAGTCCCAGGACGGGGACAGCATCACGCGGATCGCGCTGACGGCGGCCTGGGGCGCGGGCGCCTTCGGCCTGCTCACCGCGCTGGTGTGGCCGCTGGTGGTCCGGGCGCTGCTGCTGGTGCCCGCGCTCGTCCTCGGGCTGCTGGTGTTCTTCCTCAACGGCTCGCTGCTGCTGCTCGCGCTGCGGCTGATCCCCGACGGCCGCGGCGGCGCGAACCCCGAGACCGCCGTCGTCGTGGCCGCGGTGATGTCCGCCGTCGCCTCCGCCACCTCCACCGCCCTCGCCGTCCGCGACGACGACGCCTACCGGCGCAGGCTCTCCCGGCTCGCCACCCGCCGCCGACGCCGCTCCGGCGCGGACACCACCGGCCCCGAGGGCCCCGGAACGGTCTTCCTCCAGCTCGACGGAGTGGGCCACGAGGTGCTGCTGCGGGCGGCGAAGGACGGTCTGATGCCGACCGTCGCGGGCTGGCTGGATCACACCCACCGGCTCACCCCCTGGCGCACCGACTGGTCCAGCCAGACCGGCTCCAGCCAACTCGGCATCCTGCACGGCTCCAACCACGACGTCCCCGCCTTCCGCTGGTACGAGAAGGACACCGGCCGGCTCATGGTCAGCAACCGGCCCGCGAGCGCGGTGGAGCTCCAGCGCCGCGCCGTCGAACGCACCGGCGACGGCGGGCTGCTCACCGACGGCGGGGCCAGCCGGGGCAATCTCTTCAGCGGCGGGGCCGACCAGGTCGCGCTGGTGCTCAGCGTCTCCACCCGGCGCGGCCGGGCCAACCGCTCCCGGGCGGGCTACTTCGCGTACTTCTCCGACCCCGCGAACGCGGTCCGCACCGCCGTCTCCTTCGCCGCCGAGGTCTGCCGGGAGATCCGCCAGTCGGCGCGGGCCCGGCTGCGCGGGGTGGAACCCCGGGTGCCCCGGGGCGGGCTCTACCCCCTCATCAGGGCCTTCGCCACCGTCGTCTCCCGGGACGTGGTCGTCGCGGCGGTCCTCGGCGACATGCTCGCCGGGCGCCGCGCCGTCTACGCCGACCTCGTCGCCTACGACGAGGTGGCCCACCACTCCGGCCCGCACGGCCAGGACGCCGCGCGGGTGCTGCACTCCCTGGACCGGGCGCTGGCGCTGATCGGGCAGGTCGCCGAACACGCCCCCCGCCCCTATCGGATCGTCCTCCTCTCCGACCACGGGCAGAGCCCGGGGGAGACCTTCGAGGGCGCGTACGGGCTCGACATCAAGGACCTGGTACGGGCGGGCAGCGGGCTGCCCGTCTCCCGGAAGGCCGAGCGCACCCGGTGCGGGGCCGAGGCGCGGGCCGCCGCCGGGGAGGCGCTGCGCGGGGCGCTGCACCGCAGGGAGGCGTCCGGCGGGGAGCCGGGGGAGCCGCTGCCCGGCGCGCGCCCCGGCTCCGGGCCGGGCTCCGGCTCCGGCGGTGCCGATTCCGGCGCTGCCGCCGAGCCGGTCGTCCTCGCCTCCGGCAATCTCGCGCTCGTCTCGTTCCCCGATGTGCCGCACCGCCTCAGCAAGGAGCAGATCGACGCCCGCCACCCGGCGCTGCTGGCCACCCTCGCCGGTCACCCCGGCATCGGCTTCCTGCTGGTGCGCAGCGAGAAGCACGGCTCCGTCGTGCTCGGCCCCGGCGGCGCCGAGGTACCGATCGCCGAACTGGCGGACGAGGGGCCGCTCGCCGTCTTCGGCAAGGGCGCGGCCGACGCCGTGCGCCGCACTGACACCTTCCCGCATGTCGCCGACATCATGATCAACTCGATGTACGACCCGGAGACCGGGCAGGTGCACGCCTTTGAACGGCAGATCGGCTCGCACGGCGGCCTCGGCGGGGAGCAGTCCCAGCCGTTTCTGCTGGCCCCGGCCGAGTTGTCGCCGCCGGTCGCCGACGGCGGCGAACTGGTCGGCGCGGAGCAGGTGCACCGGGTGCTGCGCCGCTGGCTGAACGAAGGCGGCCGTCCGGCGCGCCCGGAAGGCCCGGAAGATGAGAAAGCACCTCCGGCCGGGGCCGGTGGGACGCCCGGGGCCTGA